From a single bacterium genomic region:
- a CDS encoding lytic transglycosylase domain-containing protein gives MSANILLILATATALRYGLDAGLFTRLIAAESAWQIDAVSPAGCVGLGQINQSAWDWWPEDPFDPMQNLDKSANILQWNLAYWSGDTERAVASYAMGHGAVKRLITAHGDGWRDALPEAVARYVQRVTRDRTEYTRRRECANFYWTR, from the coding sequence ATGTCGGCTAACATCCTGCTCATTCTAGCCACTGCAACCGCGCTGCGTTACGGCCTGGACGCGGGCCTGTTCACACGGCTCATAGCCGCAGAGAGCGCATGGCAGATAGACGCGGTGAGTCCGGCGGGGTGCGTCGGGCTAGGGCAAATAAACCAAAGTGCGTGGGACTGGTGGCCTGAGGATCCTTTCGATCCGATGCAGAACCTAGACAAAAGTGCGAACATCCTGCAATGGAATCTGGCCTATTGGAGCGGCGATACCGAGCGAGCGGTGGCGTCCTACGCGATGGGCCACGGCGCGGTCAAGCGGCTCATCACAGCGCACGGTGACGGGTGGCGAGACGCGCTGCCGGAGGCGGTGGCGCGATATGTACAACGGGTAACACGGGACAGGACAGAATACACAAGGAGGCGAGAATGTGCAAACTTTTATTGGACGCGGTAA